The genomic segment GCTGTCGCGGCGCGCCTGTGTCTTGCCGCCACCGCGTCCGACACTGGCGGTTCGATCCGCCAGCCAGCGGCGTTCACCGGCACGGTTGGCATCAAGCCCACCTATGGCCGCTGCTCGCGCTGGGGCATGGTGGCGTTTGCCTCCTCGCTTGATCAGGCGGGCCCCATCGCCCGCACGGTGCGCGACTGCGCCATCTTGCTCGGCTCGATGGCCGGGTACGATCCGAAGGATACGACGAGCGCCGATCTGCCGGTGCCCGATTACGAGAAGGCCATCGGCGCCTCCGTGCGCGGCATGCGCATCGGCATCCCGAAGGAATATCGCCTCGACGGCATGCCCGAGGAAATCGAGACGCTGTGGCAGCAGGGCATTGCCTGGCTGAAGGACGCGGGCGCCGAGATCGTCGACATCAGCCTGCCGCACACGCGCTACGCTTTGCCGGCCTATTACATCGTCGCGCCGGCGGAAGCCTCGTCCAATCTCGCCCGCTACGACGGCGTGCGCTACGGCCTGCGGATGCCCGGCAAGGACATCGTCGGCATGTACGAGAACACGCGGGCTGAAGGCTTCGGCAAGGAAGTTCGGCGGCGCGTGATGATCGGCACCTATGTGCTGTCGGCGGGCTACTACGACGCCTATTACGTCAAGGCGCAGCAGATCCGCACGCTGATCAAGCGCGACTTCGAGACCGTGTTCGCCGCGGGCGTCGACGCCATTCTGACACCGGCGACACCGTCGGCGGCTTTCGGCATTGGCGAGAAGGGCTCAGCCGATCCGATCGAGATGTATCTGAACGACATCTTCACGGTGACGGTGAACATGGCGGGGCTGCCCGGCATCGCGGTGCCGGCGGGCCTGTCACGTGACGGGCTGCCGCTTGGCCTGCAGCTCATCGGCAAGCCGTTTGAAGAACAGACCCTGTTCACATTGGCCGTAGCGATCGAACAGGCGGCAGGTCGGATCAGCCTGCCCGAGGCGTGGTGGTCCTAGGACCCGGTTAAACCGGATCCTAGCTGTTTTGTTTTGATGCATTTTCTTGGCGCGAACTGGCATCTGCTGCGCGCGAAAATGCCATAGAGAACTCTGGAAGACAGACATGAGCGCATCCGCAGCAACCAAGTCCGCAGCAGCCAAGTCCTCGAAGCTCGTCAGGGGCGCCACCGGCGATTGGGAAATCGTCGTCGGCATGGAGATCCACGCGCAGGTGAATTCGCGCGCCAAATTGTTCTCCGGCGCCTCGACCACCTTCGGTGGCGACGCCAACAGCCATGTCTCTCTGGTCGATGCCGCCATGCCCGGCATGCTGCCGGTGATCAACGAGGAATGCGTCAAGCAGGCGGTGCGCACGGGCCTCGGCCTCAAGGCGCAGATCAACCTGCGCTCGGTCTTCGATCGTAAGAATTATTTTTATCCTGATTTGCCGCAGGGCTATCAGATCAGCCAGTACAAAAGCCCGATCGTCGGCGAAGGCGAAGTCGTCGTCGATGTGTCGCCGACCGAGCAGATCCGCGTCGGCATCGAGCGGCTGCATCTGGAACAGGACGCCGGCAAGTCGGTGCATGACCAGTCGCCCGACAACAGTCTGGTCGATCTCAACCGATCCGGTGTGGCGCTGATGGAAATCGTCTCAAAACCGGACATCCGTTCGGCCGACGAAGCACGCGCTTATGTTTCCAAGATGCGCACGATCCTGCGTTACATCGGCACCTGCGATGGTGACATGGAGAAGGGCAATCTGCGCGCCGACGTGAACGTTTCGGTGCGCCGTCCTGGCGAGCCTCTCGGCACGCGCTGCGAGATCAAGAACGTCAATTCGATCCGCTTCATCGGCCAGGCGGTTGATGTGGAAGCGCGGCGGCAGATCGCCATCCTGGAAGATGGCGGCAGCATCGATCAGGAGACCCGTCTCTTCGACCCGGCGCGCGGTGAGACGCGTTCCATGCGCTCCAAAGAGGAGGCGCACGACTATCGGTATTTCCCCGACCCGGATCTCCTGCCGCTCGAATTCGATCAGGCGTTCGTGGATGCGCTTGCGGCGGAATTGCCCGAGCTGCCGGACGCCAAGATCGCCCGCTTCATGAACGACTATGGGCTGCAGGCTTACGACGCCAACGTGCTGGCGAGCGAACGCGAGTCCGCTGAATATTTCGAAGCCGTTGCCCGTGGGCGAGACGCCAAGACGGCGGCCAACTGGGTGATCAACGAACTGTTCGGCCGGTTGAACCGGGAAGGCATCGAGATCACGGCTTCGCCGGTTTCGGCCGAGCAGCTTGGCGCCATCCTCGACCTGATGGCGGCCTCCACCATCTCCGGCAAGATCGCCAAGGACGTGTTCGAGATCGTTTGGAAGGAAGGCGGCGACCCGCACGCCATCGTCGACGCGCGCGGCATGAAGCAGGTCACCGACACCGGTGCGATCGAGGCGGTGATCGATGCCATCGTCGCCGACAACGCGGACAAGGTCGCGCAGGTTCGGGTGAAGCCGACGATGCTTGGATGGTTCGTCGGACAGGTCATGAAGCAGAGCGGCGGTAAGGCTAATCCGCAGGTCGTGAACGACCTCCTGAAGCGCAAACTCGAACTCTAAATCGGTCGAATCATACCACCCCGATTCGGGGCAGTTGCGCGATTTTGGGTTTTGGCGGTGATCACAAGCGCCAAAATTTTCTCTATTCCCAAAATTTTTTTTGAGGTGTTGCCGACGCGTCGGCGACACCCTTCGGAATGCTTGCGCGTTAATCCGTAAACACGCGCCGGCATCCTTTGACTCGCTGCCTTCGACGTCATGCGCGAAGCGTCGGCGCTGATGCGATGATGATCGATGCGATTGCGATGCGCCACCTTGCACCGATGAGAATCGGAAGCCGTTGCGCTTTACGTCGTCAATTCAGTTTTTCAGGAGAATCAATGAGTTTTCTTATTGAATCGATCTGCGGTGCATCTAAGCGAAGATCATCGCTTGATGCTTCTTGGCATCGCGGCGATGCGCGAAGGGAATGGATTGAAAGGGCGTGATGACCCACGTCGATGGTGGGTACACTTTCTTGAATCCGGATCGATAAGTCTGCGTGTTGGATGCGTCGTCGGACGTGTTGGAAAGAGCGTCGCGACCATGCTGAAAGGCCCCGCAACACGGCTTGTTGCGCGCAGACGACTTGCACAACTAGTTAACCTCGCTAACTTATGTCTGCCTGATGCCGACGAAAGCTCGTCGGCTGTCAACTTAGAGGGGACCTCAGATGGCTAAGGCAGCTAAGCGTAAACCGGCCAAGAAGGCCGTGAAGAAAGCAGTGAAGAAGGCGACCGCCAAGAAGAAGGTTGCCAAGAAGAAGACCGCCAAGAAGAAAGCTTCTAAGAAGAAGTAAGTGGCTTTCGGGCGGACCGGCTTAGGCTGGTCAGGCTCGAAGCGCTGACCAGACTTCAGCGGTTCGGAGACATAAGCGAAATGTTTTGGTCGGCCTGTTTGCCGAGGGGTTACCTCCAGACAGTCTAGGCAATTAACAGATCGTTTCGTTCAGGTCTCATCTTCATCTGGTCCCTCGCATGGCAACATGCGGGGGACTATTGTTTTGGGGCCTGCGGTTGGGGGGCTTTTGCCACTCCCACCTTGAGGGCCTCGGCCCTAAGACGCGGGCCTTCGACGCCCTGGAGCCTAGCGCTTGTCGCGCCGGTTTTGCTGGGCGCAGTCCTGGGCGAAGTCGCGCCAGAGACGGCCCGCCGCGGTTCCATCCAGTTTCATCGCCTGCCAGCGGGTGGCGCAATAACGCAGCGTCGCGCGGTCGAGGGGCGGGCGTTCCACCTCTGTCTCGGGACGGGCGGCGGGTGGTTGCGGCTCGGTAGCTGGTGCCGGCTGATCGAGGTTTGGCGGGCGGGGCGGCGGCAGTGGGACATTGGTCGGAAGCGTCGACCGCGTGCCTTGGGCAAGCGCGGGAGTGATGGCGACCGAGGCAAGCACTGACCCGATCGAGAGGATAAGCGAACAGATCGCGCCGGGGCGGTACACCAGCCATCGCCGGGTGCTTGTGTTTCCCATCATGAGCCTTTCAGGCCACAGGATGACCGCACATGCAAGGGTGCAGGCGCTTCTACGCGATGCGCATGCATGCCGGTGGCGGAATAAAGCATCTTACTCCGCATGAATCTCCTTCGCGATGAATCTCCCGTGGGAAAATGGCGTTTCGTCTGACGGAAAGTTGGACGGAGATGTCCGCCGATGGTGGCACACCTTGGGCTTCAGTTGGCCCCTTGCGTCGTTCAGGCACCCGAGTACGATCCTCGCGAGAGACGGGTAGTAAACCCGCCGCTGGGAGAGCGCCCGCATCGAAGTCGGACAAAGTTGGACACGGCACGCCTGGAGATTTCAGCGGCTAACTCCAGGGCTTGGGAAGGAAATTGCGAGATGAGCGCTGGTGATGTGAAAGCCGAAAGCAGAGCGTCGGACTACCGGTGCGATCAGGTCGGCAGTCTGTTGCGGCCGCCCCATCTCCTCGATGCGCGGGATGCTTTCAAGACGGGCCAGATCGATCGCCAAGCCCTGCGGGCGGCGGAAGACAAGGCGGTGCTGGAAGTTCTGCAGGTGCAGAAAGACGCTGGCATGGCGATCTTCACCGATGGCGAGATGCGGCGCGATTCCTGGCAGACGGTGTTCAGCGAGGCGGTTGACGGGTTTGAGGAAAAATATCCGATCCGGGAGTTTAAGCGGCCGGATGGCACCGTCGCCCGGTTGCAGATGCATACCAAGGCGATCACCGGCCAGGTGCGGCAAAAGCAGCGACTGGCCGGTGTCGATGCCGCCTTTCTGAGCGGCCACGCGCCGGGGCCGTTTAAGATCACCATGCCGAGCCCGGCGATGATCGCACGGCAGAGCTATCGCCGCGGCGATACGGACAAAGCCTATCCCGATGCCAACGCGCTGCGCGTCGATCTTGGTGACATTGTCACGGGCGAAATGAAGGCGCTGGCGCGGGAAGGGTGCGCCTATCTCCAACTCGACGAGGGCTTCACCGTCTATGCCGATCCGGCGCGGCTAGCGATCATGGTGGAGGAGGGGCTCGACGCCGACCAGGCGCTCGAGGAAGACATCGCGTTGGAAAATGCCTGCTACGACGCGGTGCGCCGGCCGGGGCTGACCTTGGCGATGCATCTGTGCCGGGGCAGCCGTGCTGGTTTCGCGCGCGGCAAGGGTGGCTATGACTGGCTGGCCGAACGTCTGTTCGAGCTGCTGCATGTCGATCGCTATCTGCTCGAATATGACAGCGACAAGGTGGGCGGTTTCGAGCCGTTGCGGCATCTGCCCAAGGGCAAGGTGGCGGTGCTGGGCCTGGTCAGCAGCACGAACCCGCGTCTTGAAAGCCGCGATGAATTGCTGCGCCGCATCGAGAGCGCTGCCGAACACTGCCCGATCGAGC from the Beijerinckia sp. 28-YEA-48 genome contains:
- the gatA gene encoding Asp-tRNA(Asn)/Glu-tRNA(Gln) amidotransferase subunit GatA — encoded protein: MTRPTDLTLAEARDALTKRSLSATELTQAHIDAVAGARALNAFIVETPEQALAMAKASDEKIARGAAGPLEGLPIGVKDLYATQGVHTQACSHILDGFKPVYESSVTAQLWRDGAVMLGKLNMDEFAMGSSNETSFYGPVASPWLPPNWTVEQGRAAALKADKHGLLVPGGSSGGSASAVAARLCLAATASDTGGSIRQPAAFTGTVGIKPTYGRCSRWGMVAFASSLDQAGPIARTVRDCAILLGSMAGYDPKDTTSADLPVPDYEKAIGASVRGMRIGIPKEYRLDGMPEEIETLWQQGIAWLKDAGAEIVDISLPHTRYALPAYYIVAPAEASSNLARYDGVRYGLRMPGKDIVGMYENTRAEGFGKEVRRRVMIGTYVLSAGYYDAYYVKAQQIRTLIKRDFETVFAAGVDAILTPATPSAAFGIGEKGSADPIEMYLNDIFTVTVNMAGLPGIAVPAGLSRDGLPLGLQLIGKPFEEQTLFTLAVAIEQAAGRISLPEAWWS
- the gatB gene encoding Asp-tRNA(Asn)/Glu-tRNA(Gln) amidotransferase subunit GatB; translation: MSASAATKSAAAKSSKLVRGATGDWEIVVGMEIHAQVNSRAKLFSGASTTFGGDANSHVSLVDAAMPGMLPVINEECVKQAVRTGLGLKAQINLRSVFDRKNYFYPDLPQGYQISQYKSPIVGEGEVVVDVSPTEQIRVGIERLHLEQDAGKSVHDQSPDNSLVDLNRSGVALMEIVSKPDIRSADEARAYVSKMRTILRYIGTCDGDMEKGNLRADVNVSVRRPGEPLGTRCEIKNVNSIRFIGQAVDVEARRQIAILEDGGSIDQETRLFDPARGETRSMRSKEEAHDYRYFPDPDLLPLEFDQAFVDALAAELPELPDAKIARFMNDYGLQAYDANVLASERESAEYFEAVARGRDAKTAANWVINELFGRLNREGIEITASPVSAEQLGAILDLMAASTISGKIAKDVFEIVWKEGGDPHAIVDARGMKQVTDTGAIEAVIDAIVADNADKVAQVRVKPTMLGWFVGQVMKQSGGKANPQVVNDLLKRKLEL
- a CDS encoding cobalamin-independent methionine synthase II family protein, with protein sequence MSAGDVKAESRASDYRCDQVGSLLRPPHLLDARDAFKTGQIDRQALRAAEDKAVLEVLQVQKDAGMAIFTDGEMRRDSWQTVFSEAVDGFEEKYPIREFKRPDGTVARLQMHTKAITGQVRQKQRLAGVDAAFLSGHAPGPFKITMPSPAMIARQSYRRGDTDKAYPDANALRVDLGDIVTGEMKALAREGCAYLQLDEGFTVYADPARLAIMVEEGLDADQALEEDIALENACYDAVRRPGLTLAMHLCRGSRAGFARGKGGYDWLAERLFELLHVDRYLLEYDSDKVGGFEPLRHLPKGKVAVLGLVSSTNPRLESRDELLRRIESAAEHCPIERLAISSQCGFQGAATRDGAHMSFDDQRRKLERIGEVAQEVWG